The following nucleotide sequence is from Bradyrhizobium roseum.
GGATCAGGTCGGCACCGTCGGGGACGCGCGCCATGCGCAGCCGCGCCTCGTTGAGATCCTGCTCGGTCCAGCGCTCGCGGAACCGCGCCACGACCTCCGGATGATGGTCGATCCCGACACCGAACGCCTTCGCGACGCTGTCGGCCGTGATGTCGTCATGGGTCGGCCCGATGCCGCCGGTGGTAAAGACGTAAGTGTAGCGATTCCGCAGGGCGTTCAGGGCGTCGATAATGTCCTGCTCCTCGTCGGCGACGACGCGGACCTCCTTGAGGTCGATCCCGATATTGGTCAGGTATTCGGCGATGAAGCCGATGTTCTTGTCCTTGGTCCGGCCGGACAGGATCTCGTCGCCAATGACCAGAATACCCGCCGTGACAATCTCGCTCATGACTTCCCCTCGCCTAGTACCCGTACCTTGCGCAAGCAACGCATTGAAGTCACGGGGGTTTGCTGCCGAAATAAGCACCCGGCAGCCCTTTTTTAGGGCAGCGCGGCGGACCACCCTACGAAATGCCGCGGGCCAATGCATATCGCGCTGGCCCGAGCCTTGCTACCATCCCGTGAAGTCATGCACTGTGCCGCATGGCCTCCGGAGACAGTCAGAATTTATGGCAATTGCCTTCGATGAAATGAACGTACCCGGCGGTGACCTCCGCCCGGCCTATCGGGAGCTCTCCCGCTGGCTGAAGGAGACGCCTCCCGACGCCCTGGAATACCGCCGCCAGGAGGCGGAACTGCTGTTCCGCCGGATCGGCATCACCTTTGCCGTCTATGGCGACGCCGAGGCCCAGGAACGGCTGATCCCGTTCGACGTGATCCCGCGAATCATTTCGGCCAAGGAATGGGCCACGCTGGAAAGCGGCCTAAAGCAGCGGGTCCGCGCGCTGAACATGTTCCTGCGCGACATCTACCACAGCCGCGACATCCTGCGCGCCAATATCATTCCCGACGACCTGATCTTCCAGAACCCGGTGTTCCGCCCGGAGATGAACGGCCAGGACGTGCCGCACGATGTCTATGTGCACATCGCCGGCATCGACATCGTCCGGACCGACGCCGACAATTTCATCGTGCTGGAGGACAATGCGCGGACGCCTTCGGGCGTCTCCTACATGCTGGAAAACCGCGAAATCATGATGCGGCTGTTTCCGGACCTGTTCGCCCGACACCGTGTCGCACCGGTGGAGCGCTATCCCGATGCGTTGCTCTCGACGTTGCGCTCGGTGGCGCCGCTGTCGGCTTCGGCGGAGCCGACCGTCGCACTGATGACGCCCGGCGTCTACAATTCCGCCTATTACGAACATTCGTTCCTGGCCGACAAACTCGGAATCGAACTGGTCGAGGGCCGCGACCTCGTGGTCAAGAGCGACGAGGTGTTCATGCGCACCACCGAGGGGCTGAAGCGCGTCGACGTGATCTACCGCCGCGTCGACGACGATTTCCTCGACCCCCTCACCTTCCGCCCGGATTCGGCGCTCGGCGTTCCCGGGCTGATGTCAGCCTATGCGGCCGGCAACGTCACGCTGGCGAACGCGGTCGGCACAGGAATCGCCGACGACAAGGCGATCTATTCCTACATGCCCCAGGTCGTGAAATTCTATCTCGGCGAAGAACCGATCCTGAAGAACGTGCCGACCTGGCGCTGCCGCGAGCCGAAGGACCTGTCCTATGTGCTCGACCATCTCGGTGACCTCGTCGTCAAGGAAGTGCATGGCTCCGGCGGCTACGGCATGCTGATCGGACCTGCCGCGACGAAAGCGACGATCGAGGCGTTCCGCGACAAGCTCAAGCGCGAGCCGGAGGGCTTCATCGCCCAGCCGACGCTGGCGCTGTCGACCTGCCCGACCTGCACGGCGTCGGGGCTGGCGCCGCGCCACGTCGATCTCAGGCCGTTCGTGCTGACGGGCAGCAAGCAGGTCACCATCGTGCCGGGCGGGCTGACGCGGGTGGCGCTGAAGGAAGGCTCGCTGGTGGTCAATTCGAGCCAGGGCGGCGGCACCAAGGACACCTGGATACTGGACGAGTAGAGAGCGAAATCTTCGTATGCTGTCGCGCACCGCCGAAAACCTGTACTGGCTGGCCCGCTATGTCGAGCGCGCCGAATACATCGCGCGCACCATCGACGCGACCCTGCGCGTCACCGCGCTCCCCGCCGCCTACATCGGCAAGACCAACGAGTGGGAATCGGCGCTGCTGACCGCGGGCGTCAGCGCGAGCTTTTACGAAACCTATCAGGAAGCCAGCGAGCAGAACGTCGTCGAGTATCTGGCATTCTCGCCGTCCAATCCCTCCTCGATCAAGAACTGCATCGAGGCTGCTCGACTCAATTCGCGATCCGTGCGCACCGCGCTGACATCGGAGATGTGGGACACCATCAATTCGGCCTGGATCGAGCTGCAGGAAGTCTGGGGCAAGGGCACCTCCAGCCGCGAGGAGCTGGCGCGGTTTCTCCGTTTCGTGCAGGAGACGTCACTGCGCTTCGACGGCTCGGCCTACCGGACCATGCTGCGCAACGACGCCTACTGGTTCTCCCGCCTCGGGCTGCATCTGGAACGCGCCGACAACACCGCCCGCATTCTGGACGTGAAATATCATGTGCTGCTGCCCGAGGAGGAACATGTCGGCGGCCCCCTCGACTATTACCAGTGGACCTCGATCCTGCGCTCGGTCTCGGCGCTGACGGCCTATCACTGGGTCTATCGCGAGACGCTGAAACCCTGGCTGATCGCCGACTTGCTCATCCTCAACGACACGCTGCCGCGGTCGCTGGCGAGCTGCTACAGCAATTTGGTACGCAATCTCGACCAGATCGGCGTCGCCTATGGCCGCCAGGGCGCCTCCCAGCGCCATGCCCGCGGCGTCCGCAACCGACTTGAACACAGCCATATGGACGATATCTTCCAGCACGGCGTCCATGAGTTCATCCAGGAATTCATTTCGGACAACGCCCGGCTGGGTGAGATCATCACCAAGCAATATTTGATTTAGTGCGATGGATGCCACCAAAACACCGTCATGGCCGGGCTTGTCCCGGCCATCCACGTCTGCTTTGAGAGTAAGGAAGACGTGGGTGCCCGGCACGAGGCCGGGCATGACGCTCCAGATCCGGTTCCACCATGCGCCTGCGAATTGCCCACACCACGAGCTATCGCTACGAGCCGCCCGCCTCGGGCGTGATCCAGATCCTGCGCATGACGCCCGGCAGCCATGACGGGCAGTATGTCGCCGAATGGCAGATCGACGTCTCGACCGATTCCCGGCTCGACACCCATCAAGACGCGTTCGGCAACGTCACCCACGTGCTCACCCACGGGCCGATCGCCGATCTCACCATCCATGTCGGGGGCCTGATCGAAACCCACGACACCGGCGGCGTGCTGCGCGGCACCGACGAGCGTTTTCCGCCCGGCCTGTTCCTGCGTACGACTCCGCTTACCGAGGTCAATCCGGCGATGGCGACGTTTGCCCGCGAGATGCGGGCGGAGTCCGACGGCGACGTGCTCGGTTTCCTGCACGCGCTGATGGTGCAGATCAACGAGCACATGACGTTCGACGAAGACCCCACCAATTCGGGCACGTCGGCGGCGGAAGCCTTCGCGCTCCGGCGCGGCGTCTGCCAGGACTACGCCCATATCTTCATCGCGTGCGCGCGCACCGGCGGCATCCCCGCCCGCTTCGTCTCCGGGCATTTTATGCGCTCCGACGGCACCACGCAGCAGCAGGCAGGTCACGCCTGGGCGGAATCCTATGTGCCTGACCTGGGCTGGGTCGGCTTCGATCCCGCCAACGGCATCTGCACCACCGACGCCCACGCCCGCGTCGCGATCGGCCTCGACTATCTCGGCGCCGCGCCGGTGCGCGGCACGCGATATGGCGGCGGGGCGGAGACGCTGACGGTGTCGGTCAAGGTCGAACAGGCCGCGCGGCCCGGGCAGTGGCAGAGCCAGCAGTAAGCGGGGGCCACTCAGCGTCAGCCGTCATTCCGGGGCTCGCGTAGCGAGAACCCGGAATCCGACGTGCACCAGCGTTGCTGTTAGTTGGATCCCGGGTTCGCGAAGGCGCGCCCCGGGATGACATCTTTCCGATCATCACTTGTCCAGCCAAACGTCCTCGAAGCGCAGATTGTTGTACTGGCTGTTGTCGTGCGGCTTGAAATTCTTCACGTGCGGCTGCCAGCAATTGCCGGCCGAACCATGCAGGATCACGGGACGCGCGGCGTCCTCCACCAGGATCCGCTCGATATCCCAGACCATCTTGCGCCGCTTTTCCTTGTCGAGTTCGCGGGACTGCGCCGCCAGCAGCTTGTCGACGTCGGCGTTGCAATACTGGGTGTAGTTGCGTTCGGAGTTACACGAATAGTTCTCGACGATGTTGCCGTCGGGGTCGTCGACGCTGACGCCGGTGACGTTGAGGCCGATCGTATAATCCTTGCGCTGCAGTTTGGCGTACCAGCGCGGCGTATCCAGAATGTCGAGCTCGGCGACGATGTAGATCTTCTTGAGCTGGTCGGAGACGATCACGGCTGGATCGCGGTAGGTCGGCAGGTTGCGCGTCTGAATCTTGATCTGCAGCGGCTTGGCATCGCTATAACCGAGCTTCTGCATGATGGCCTGTGCCTCGGCGAGGTTCTTTTCCGCTTCGGAGCCGTAGCCGGTCAAAGCGGCCTGCATCTCCGCGGGCATGCCCCACTCGCCCTCCGGCTTTGGCAGCATCGCCCCACCCAGCCGCGCGGTGCCTTCCATCAAAATGCTATTGAACGGCTTGCGGTCCAGCG
It contains:
- a CDS encoding competence/damage-inducible protein A; amino-acid sequence: MSEIVTAGILVIGDEILSGRTKDKNIGFIAEYLTNIGIDLKEVRVVADEEQDIIDALNALRNRYTYVFTTGGIGPTHDDITADSVAKAFGVGIDHHPEVVARFRERWTEQDLNEARLRMARVPDGADLIQSATILAPGFKLGNVIVMAGIPSIMQAMMDIVAPKLKSGVRMLSDTVRANAREGDIGGPLREIANAHPDTIIGSYPFQDEDKKPNTNLVVRSRDPEKLAAAMMAVKEMLAGLAK
- a CDS encoding circularly permuted type 2 ATP-grasp protein — protein: MAIAFDEMNVPGGDLRPAYRELSRWLKETPPDALEYRRQEAELLFRRIGITFAVYGDAEAQERLIPFDVIPRIISAKEWATLESGLKQRVRALNMFLRDIYHSRDILRANIIPDDLIFQNPVFRPEMNGQDVPHDVYVHIAGIDIVRTDADNFIVLEDNARTPSGVSYMLENREIMMRLFPDLFARHRVAPVERYPDALLSTLRSVAPLSASAEPTVALMTPGVYNSAYYEHSFLADKLGIELVEGRDLVVKSDEVFMRTTEGLKRVDVIYRRVDDDFLDPLTFRPDSALGVPGLMSAYAAGNVTLANAVGTGIADDKAIYSYMPQVVKFYLGEEPILKNVPTWRCREPKDLSYVLDHLGDLVVKEVHGSGGYGMLIGPAATKATIEAFRDKLKREPEGFIAQPTLALSTCPTCTASGLAPRHVDLRPFVLTGSKQVTIVPGGLTRVALKEGSLVVNSSQGGGTKDTWILDE
- a CDS encoding alpha-E domain-containing protein, whose translation is MLSRTAENLYWLARYVERAEYIARTIDATLRVTALPAAYIGKTNEWESALLTAGVSASFYETYQEASEQNVVEYLAFSPSNPSSIKNCIEAARLNSRSVRTALTSEMWDTINSAWIELQEVWGKGTSSREELARFLRFVQETSLRFDGSAYRTMLRNDAYWFSRLGLHLERADNTARILDVKYHVLLPEEEHVGGPLDYYQWTSILRSVSALTAYHWVYRETLKPWLIADLLILNDTLPRSLASCYSNLVRNLDQIGVAYGRQGASQRHARGVRNRLEHSHMDDIFQHGVHEFIQEFISDNARLGEIITKQYLI
- a CDS encoding transglutaminase family protein gives rise to the protein MRLRIAHTTSYRYEPPASGVIQILRMTPGSHDGQYVAEWQIDVSTDSRLDTHQDAFGNVTHVLTHGPIADLTIHVGGLIETHDTGGVLRGTDERFPPGLFLRTTPLTEVNPAMATFAREMRAESDGDVLGFLHALMVQINEHMTFDEDPTNSGTSAAEAFALRRGVCQDYAHIFIACARTGGIPARFVSGHFMRSDGTTQQQAGHAWAESYVPDLGWVGFDPANGICTTDAHARVAIGLDYLGAAPVRGTRYGGGAETLTVSVKVEQAARPGQWQSQQ